From Rhodococcus sp. B7740, one genomic window encodes:
- a CDS encoding NAD(P)H-quinone oxidoreductase: MRAITLKEFGDPDVMEWTEVPDPRPSRGQVIVDVSATAVNRADLMQRQGNYPPPPGASDILGLECSGIISELGEGVSDWNVGDRVCALLAGGGYAEQVAVPATQLFPIPQGLDLHVAAALPEVASTVWSNLVMDAHMRSGQVLLVHGGGSGIGTHAIQLAKQMGVTVAVTAGSKYKLDMCADLGADVLIDYKNQDFVTEIRSQTQDHGADLILDNMGAKYLDRNIDALAMDGTVVTIGMQGGVKGELNFGKLLAKRGSVHAAGLRGRPETGPSSKANIVADMTAHLWPMISEGRVTAVVHAEIPITEAAQGHRMLDEAETIGKVILRVQ, from the coding sequence ATGCGTGCCATCACACTCAAAGAATTCGGCGACCCCGACGTCATGGAATGGACCGAGGTTCCCGACCCACGTCCGAGCCGCGGGCAGGTGATCGTCGACGTCTCGGCCACCGCCGTCAACCGTGCCGATCTCATGCAGCGTCAAGGCAATTATCCGCCGCCCCCGGGTGCCAGCGACATTCTCGGACTCGAATGCTCGGGCATCATCTCCGAGCTCGGCGAGGGCGTCAGCGATTGGAACGTCGGCGACAGGGTGTGCGCCCTGTTGGCCGGCGGTGGGTACGCCGAGCAGGTCGCCGTACCCGCCACCCAGCTCTTTCCCATCCCCCAGGGCCTCGATCTGCATGTGGCAGCAGCACTTCCCGAAGTCGCATCCACAGTGTGGTCCAACCTGGTGATGGATGCACACATGCGCTCGGGCCAGGTACTGCTCGTCCACGGTGGTGGTAGCGGAATCGGAACGCACGCAATCCAATTGGCCAAGCAGATGGGCGTCACCGTCGCCGTCACCGCCGGCTCGAAGTACAAGCTGGACATGTGTGCAGACCTCGGAGCCGACGTCCTGATCGACTACAAGAACCAGGACTTCGTGACCGAGATACGTTCACAGACACAGGATCACGGTGCCGACCTGATCCTGGACAACATGGGAGCGAAGTACCTCGACCGCAACATCGACGCCTTGGCCATGGACGGCACCGTCGTCACCATCGGCATGCAAGGCGGCGTGAAGGGCGAGCTGAACTTCGGAAAACTCCTCGCCAAGCGCGGCTCGGTGCACGCAGCCGGGTTGCGTGGCCGCCCCGAAACCGGGCCGTCGAGCAAAGCGAACATCGTCGCAGACATGACCGCGCACCTGTGGCCGATGATCTCCGAGGGCCGCGTCACCGCCGTCGTACACGCCGAGATCCCGATAACCGAAGCAGCGCAAGGACATCGAATGCTCGACGAGGCCGAGACCATCGGGAAGGTTATCCTGCGCGTGCAGTGA
- a CDS encoding cysteine desulfurase-like protein, protein MGYDVARVRGSIPSLGDGWIHLDPQLGMLIPDRVSTAVSTAFRHSASNHSAGNTAAKRSAALLESARVAIADLVGAYPSGVVIGPDRATLLSWLADSMSSRLGLGTGLVLSRLDEEANVAPWLRVASRSGAHVRWAEVEIDTCELPTWQFDDLITSTTRLVAVTAASPIVGSAPDVRVAADLVHEVGGLIVVDAAGAAPYAHVDIKELGADVVAIDTAAWGGPSVGALIFRDPTLLEQLPSMSLNPSAKGPQRLEVSAHQYALLAGVVSSIDYLANLDDAATGTRRERLELSIGSLQHYHDGLFDYLMKALESLDHVMVLGNAPTRIPTLSFTVDGVPAVKVSEQLAQARIGSVSGVHGGSRLLDALGVNDEGGAVTIGLAPYTTRYEIDQLQAALSALAL, encoded by the coding sequence ATGGGTTACGACGTCGCGCGAGTGAGAGGGTCCATCCCCTCGCTCGGTGACGGGTGGATTCATCTCGACCCTCAGCTGGGCATGCTGATCCCGGACCGCGTGTCGACCGCCGTGTCCACCGCTTTCCGGCACAGTGCCTCCAACCATTCGGCCGGCAACACCGCGGCCAAGCGCAGCGCAGCTCTACTGGAATCCGCTCGCGTCGCCATCGCCGATCTCGTCGGTGCCTATCCGTCCGGTGTGGTCATCGGTCCCGACCGTGCGACGCTGCTGTCCTGGCTCGCGGATTCGATGAGCTCGCGGCTGGGGCTCGGAACCGGCTTGGTGCTCTCGCGACTGGACGAGGAAGCGAACGTCGCGCCGTGGCTGCGGGTCGCCAGCAGATCCGGCGCGCACGTGCGATGGGCCGAGGTCGAAATCGATACGTGCGAGTTGCCCACGTGGCAGTTCGATGACCTCATCACCTCGACCACTCGGCTCGTCGCGGTCACTGCGGCATCGCCGATCGTCGGCAGCGCACCCGATGTTCGGGTCGCAGCGGATCTGGTGCACGAGGTCGGTGGGCTGATCGTGGTCGACGCGGCCGGAGCGGCCCCCTACGCCCACGTCGACATCAAGGAACTCGGAGCCGACGTCGTCGCGATCGACACCGCCGCATGGGGCGGGCCGTCGGTCGGTGCGCTGATCTTCCGCGATCCGACGCTCCTGGAACAGTTGCCTTCGATGTCGCTGAACCCGTCGGCGAAGGGGCCTCAGCGGCTCGAGGTCAGCGCGCATCAGTACGCGTTGTTGGCGGGTGTGGTCTCGTCCATCGACTATCTGGCCAATCTCGACGACGCAGCGACTGGGACGCGTCGCGAGCGCCTCGAGCTGTCGATCGGATCCCTGCAGCATTACCACGACGGCCTGTTCGATTACCTGATGAAGGCGCTCGAATCCCTGGACCACGTCATGGTGCTCGGCAATGCGCCGACGCGTATTCCTACCCTGAGCTTCACCGTCGATGGTGTTCCCGCGGTGAAGGTGTCCGAGCAACTCGCGCAGGCCAGAATCGGCAGTGTCAGCGGAGTCCACGGTGGCAGTCGGTTGCTCGACGCACTGGGCGTCAACGACGAGGGTGGTGCCGTCACCATCGGTCTGGCTCCGTACACCACCCGCTACGAGATAGATCAGCTCCAGGCTGCACTGTCCGCTCTCGCGCTCTAG